In Streptomyces sp. NBC_00704, a genomic segment contains:
- the dxr gene encoding 1-deoxy-D-xylulose-5-phosphate reductoisomerase, whose protein sequence is MSDSPAPLADPHRVYDPVVGDGPKDVAILGSTGSIGTQAIDLVLRNPDRFRVSALSANGGRVALLAEQAHRLRVRTVAVAREDVVPALREALAARYGAAEPLPEILAGPGAATEVAASDCHTVLNGITGSIGLAPTLAALEAGRTLALANKESLIVGGPLVKALAKPGQIIPVDSEHAALFQCLAAGTRADVRKLVVTASGGPFRGRTKAELANVTVEDALAHPTWSMGPVITINSATLVNKGLEVIEAHLLYDIPFSRIEVVVHPQSYVHSMVEFTDGSTLAQATPPDMRGPIALGLGWPGRVPDAAPAFDWSTASTWEFFPLDDEAFPSVGLARHVGELAGTAPAVFNAANEECVEAFRRGALPFNGIMETVTRVVHEHGTPVTGTSLTVPDVLEAETWARARAQELTATAEARA, encoded by the coding sequence ATGAGCGACAGTCCAGCCCCCCTCGCCGACCCGCACCGCGTCTACGACCCCGTCGTGGGCGACGGCCCCAAGGACGTGGCGATCCTCGGTTCCACCGGCTCGATCGGAACCCAGGCCATCGACCTCGTGCTGCGCAACCCGGACCGCTTCCGGGTGAGCGCCCTGTCCGCCAACGGCGGCCGGGTCGCCCTCCTGGCCGAGCAGGCCCACAGGCTGCGCGTGCGGACCGTCGCGGTCGCCCGCGAGGACGTCGTGCCCGCCCTGCGCGAGGCGCTGGCCGCCCGGTACGGCGCCGCCGAGCCGCTGCCCGAGATCCTCGCCGGCCCCGGCGCCGCCACCGAGGTGGCCGCCTCCGACTGCCACACCGTGCTGAACGGCATCACCGGCTCCATCGGCCTCGCGCCCACCCTCGCCGCCCTGGAGGCGGGCCGCACCCTCGCGCTCGCCAACAAGGAGTCGCTCATCGTCGGCGGCCCGCTGGTCAAGGCGCTCGCGAAGCCCGGCCAGATCATCCCGGTGGACTCCGAGCACGCGGCCCTCTTCCAGTGCCTCGCGGCCGGCACCCGCGCCGACGTCCGCAAGCTGGTCGTGACCGCCTCCGGCGGCCCCTTCCGCGGCCGGACGAAGGCGGAACTGGCCAACGTGACGGTCGAGGACGCCCTCGCCCACCCCACCTGGTCCATGGGCCCGGTCATCACGATCAACTCCGCGACCCTCGTCAACAAGGGCCTGGAGGTCATCGAGGCGCACCTGCTCTACGACATTCCCTTCTCGCGCATTGAGGTGGTCGTCCACCCGCAGTCGTATGTCCACTCGATGGTTGAGTTCACGGACGGATCGACACTGGCGCAGGCGACGCCCCCCGACATGCGCGGGCCCATCGCCCTCGGCCTCGGCTGGCCCGGACGGGTCCCGGACGCCGCGCCCGCCTTCGACTGGAGCACCGCGTCGACCTGGGAGTTCTTCCCGCTCGACGACGAGGCCTTCCCCTCGGTCGGCCTCGCCCGGCACGTGGGCGAGCTCGCGGGCACGGCCCCGGCGGTGTTCAATGCCGCAAACGAGGAGTGCGTCGAGGCGTTCCGCAGGGGCGCGCTGCCCTTCAACGGCATCATGGAGACCGTCACCCGGGTCGTGCACGAGCACGGCACGCCGGTGACGGGAACTTCACTGACCGTGCCGGACGTCCTCGAAGCGGAGACCTGGGCACGGGCCCGGGCCCAAGAACTGACGGCTACCGCGGAGGCGCGTGCATGA
- a CDS encoding GNAT family N-acetyltransferase — protein sequence MLTQTTSRVLEPSDLDAALAVLDREPVANAFVTSRVQVAGLDPWRLGGEMWGWYEDGMLTSLCYAGANLVPICAGPRAVRAFADRARRAGRRCSSIVGPAEPTTQLWRLLEPHWGPAREVRARQPLMVTDRMPDDIAPDPYVRRVRKDEMDTIMPACVAMFTEEVGVSPMAGDGGLLYQARVAELVGSGRSFARLDERGKVAFKAEIGAATSRACQIQGVWVAPEYRGQGLAAPGMAAVLRYALADVAPVASLYVNDFNTAARRTYRRVGFQEVGAFTSVLF from the coding sequence GTGTTGACCCAGACCACCTCCCGGGTCCTCGAACCGAGCGACCTGGACGCCGCGCTCGCCGTCCTCGACCGCGAGCCGGTCGCCAACGCCTTCGTGACGTCCCGCGTACAGGTCGCGGGCCTCGACCCCTGGCGCCTCGGCGGCGAGATGTGGGGCTGGTACGAGGACGGCATGCTGACGTCCCTGTGCTACGCGGGCGCCAACCTCGTCCCGATCTGCGCCGGCCCGCGCGCGGTACGCGCCTTCGCCGACCGGGCCCGCCGCGCGGGCCGCCGCTGCTCCTCGATCGTCGGCCCCGCCGAGCCGACGACCCAGCTGTGGCGACTCCTCGAACCCCACTGGGGCCCCGCCCGCGAGGTCCGCGCCCGCCAGCCCCTCATGGTCACCGACCGCATGCCCGACGACATCGCCCCCGACCCCTACGTCCGCCGCGTCCGCAAGGACGAGATGGACACGATCATGCCGGCGTGCGTGGCGATGTTCACCGAGGAGGTCGGGGTCTCCCCGATGGCCGGCGACGGCGGACTGCTGTACCAGGCTCGGGTCGCCGAACTCGTCGGCTCCGGCCGCTCGTTCGCCCGCCTCGACGAGCGGGGCAAGGTCGCCTTCAAGGCGGAGATCGGCGCGGCGACGTCGCGGGCCTGCCAGATCCAGGGCGTCTGGGTCGCCCCCGAGTACCGCGGACAGGGCCTCGCCGCCCCCGGCATGGCGGCCGTCCTGCGCTACGCCCTGGCCGACGTGGCCCCCGTGGCGAGCCTCTACGTCAACGACTTCAACACCGCGGCCCGGCGGACCTACCGAAGGGTCGGCTTCCAGGAGGTCGGCGCCTTCACGAGCGTGCTCTTCTGA
- a CDS encoding GNAT family N-acetyltransferase, producing MDLVIGPLDLPAHVDEALSVQAFAFGLGPDEVAVRRQIVLRHMTNPGARAFGATTSEGRLVGFVYGMPNDRTHWWSTVVQPYLRAQHHEHWLDDSFVITELHVHPAHQNRGAGRALITTITDTASEPRSILSAIDTESPARALYRSLGYRDLARRVLFPSAPRPYAVMGAPLPLLRAR from the coding sequence ATGGACCTCGTCATCGGCCCCCTGGACCTTCCCGCCCACGTGGACGAGGCCCTGAGCGTCCAGGCCTTCGCCTTCGGGCTCGGCCCCGACGAAGTCGCCGTCAGACGCCAGATCGTGCTGCGGCACATGACGAACCCGGGCGCGCGCGCCTTCGGAGCGACGACGTCCGAGGGCCGTCTCGTCGGCTTCGTCTACGGCATGCCCAACGACCGCACCCACTGGTGGTCCACCGTCGTCCAGCCCTACCTGCGGGCCCAGCACCACGAGCACTGGCTCGACGACTCCTTCGTCATCACCGAACTCCACGTCCACCCCGCCCACCAGAACCGCGGCGCGGGCCGGGCCCTCATCACCACGATCACCGACACCGCGAGCGAGCCCCGCTCGATCCTGTCCGCGATCGACACCGAGAGCCCCGCCCGGGCCCTCTACCGCTCCCTCGGCTACCGGGACCTGGCCCGCCGCGTCCTCTTCCCCAGCGCCCCCCGCCCTTACGCGGTGATGGGCGCCCCCCTTCCGCTGCTGCGAGCGCGATAA
- a CDS encoding recombinase family protein: MRVSTAEQKGRFGIPAQAQAIREFVEQWPSWSLVGSQQDAGESGSAYSRPGFDALLDDIAAARVKIVLVHRLDRLGRTEAAIWRCIWQIEDAGGRVECCTEPLGERGVERWRTVDRLAQVSKRTTGALSRARRPVGNSRRSRVAGLVVRLPTATGSGARARSARRSRWILLKPGW; this comes from the coding sequence ATGCGGGTCTCGACCGCCGAACAAAAGGGCAGGTTCGGGATTCCCGCTCAAGCGCAAGCCATCCGGGAGTTCGTGGAGCAGTGGCCGTCTTGGAGCCTGGTGGGGTCCCAGCAGGACGCCGGTGAATCGGGCTCGGCGTATTCGCGCCCTGGATTCGACGCGCTGCTCGACGACATCGCAGCAGCCCGCGTGAAGATCGTCCTGGTGCACCGTCTGGATCGGCTGGGGCGTACGGAGGCTGCCATCTGGCGTTGCATCTGGCAGATCGAGGACGCCGGGGGGCGGGTGGAGTGTTGCACCGAACCGCTCGGCGAGCGGGGTGTCGAACGGTGGCGTACGGTCGACCGGCTGGCGCAGGTGTCGAAGCGGACTACCGGCGCCTTGTCGCGCGCACGCAGGCCGGTCGGCAATTCAAGGCGGTCGAGGGTGGCTGGCCTGGTGGTCCGGCTCCCTACGGCTACAGGATCAGGGGCAAGGGCTCGTTCGGCTCGACGCTCGAGGTGGATTCTGCTGAAGCCCGGGTGGTGA
- a CDS encoding acyl-CoA dehydrogenase family protein: MSAPPLKKPTVTEREARQVAEAAREQDWRKPSFAKELFLGRFRLDLVHPHPVPSDEAVRRGEAFLAKLRDFCETQVDAARIEREARIPDEVVRGLKELGALGMKIDPKYGGLGLTQVYYNKALALIGSASPAVGVLLSAHQSIGVPQPLKMFGTPEQKQRFLPRCATTDISAFLLTEPDVGSDPARLATSAVPDGDDYVLDGVKLWTTNGVVADLLVVMARVPKSEGHKGGITAFVVETDSPGITVENRNTFMGLRGIENGVTRFHQVRVPAANRVGPEGAGLKIALTTLNTGRLSLPASCVAAGKWCLKIAREWSAAREQWGKPIAHHEAVGAKISFIAATTFALEAVLDLSSQMADEDRNDIRIEGALAKLFASEMGWRMADELVQIRGGRGFETAESLAARGEKAVPAEQVLRDLRINRIFEGSTEIMHLLIAREAVDAHLTVAGDLIDPDKSLQDKARAGANAGVFYAKWLPKLVAGPGQLPSSYAEFKHAGVDLSPHLRHVERHARKLARSTFYAMSRWQGRMETKQGFLGRIVDIGAELFAMSAACVRAELLRSRGENGREAYQLADVFCRQSRIRVDELFARLWHNTDELDRKVVKGVMAGAYEWLEQGVVDLSGDAPWIADATPGPSERENVHRPIR, from the coding sequence ATGTCCGCACCACCCCTCAAGAAACCCACCGTCACCGAGCGTGAGGCCCGCCAGGTCGCCGAGGCCGCCCGGGAACAGGACTGGCGCAAGCCCAGCTTCGCCAAGGAACTGTTCCTGGGCCGCTTCCGGCTCGACCTCGTCCACCCGCACCCGGTCCCCTCCGACGAGGCCGTCCGGCGGGGCGAGGCGTTCCTCGCCAAGCTCCGCGACTTCTGCGAGACCCAGGTGGACGCGGCCCGCATCGAACGCGAGGCCCGCATCCCCGACGAGGTCGTGCGCGGACTCAAGGAACTCGGCGCCCTCGGCATGAAGATCGACCCCAAGTACGGCGGCCTCGGTCTCACCCAGGTGTACTACAACAAGGCGCTGGCCCTGATCGGCTCCGCCAGCCCCGCCGTCGGCGTGCTGCTGTCGGCGCACCAGTCGATCGGCGTGCCCCAGCCCCTGAAGATGTTCGGCACCCCCGAGCAGAAGCAGAGGTTCCTGCCGCGCTGCGCCACCACCGACATCAGCGCCTTCCTGCTCACCGAGCCCGACGTCGGCTCCGACCCCGCCCGCCTCGCCACGAGCGCGGTGCCCGACGGCGACGACTACGTCCTCGACGGCGTGAAGCTGTGGACCACCAACGGCGTGGTGGCCGACCTGCTCGTGGTCATGGCGCGGGTCCCGAAGAGCGAGGGGCACAAGGGCGGCATCACCGCCTTCGTCGTGGAGACGGACTCGCCCGGCATCACCGTCGAGAACCGCAACACCTTCATGGGCCTGCGCGGCATCGAGAACGGCGTCACCCGCTTCCACCAGGTCCGGGTCCCGGCCGCGAACCGCGTCGGCCCCGAGGGCGCCGGCCTCAAGATCGCCCTGACCACCCTCAACACCGGCCGGCTCTCCCTGCCGGCGTCCTGCGTGGCCGCCGGCAAGTGGTGCCTGAAGATCGCCCGCGAATGGTCGGCGGCCCGCGAGCAGTGGGGCAAGCCGATCGCCCACCACGAGGCGGTCGGCGCGAAGATCTCCTTCATCGCGGCGACCACCTTCGCCCTGGAGGCGGTGCTCGACCTGTCCTCCCAGATGGCCGACGAGGACCGCAACGACATCCGCATCGAGGGCGCGCTGGCCAAACTGTTCGCCTCCGAGATGGGCTGGCGGATGGCCGACGAACTGGTCCAGATCCGCGGCGGCCGCGGCTTCGAGACGGCGGAATCCCTCGCGGCCCGCGGCGAGAAGGCCGTCCCCGCCGAACAGGTCCTGCGCGACCTGCGGATCAACCGCATCTTCGAGGGCTCGACGGAGATCATGCACCTCCTCATCGCCCGCGAGGCCGTCGACGCCCACCTCACCGTCGCCGGCGACCTCATCGACCCCGACAAATCCCTCCAGGACAAGGCGAGGGCAGGCGCCAACGCCGGCGTCTTCTACGCCAAGTGGCTGCCGAAACTGGTCGCGGGACCGGGACAACTGCCCTCCTCCTACGCCGAGTTCAAGCACGCCGGCGTCGACCTGTCGCCGCACCTGCGGCACGTCGAGCGGCACGCGCGCAAACTCGCCCGCTCCACCTTCTACGCCATGTCCCGCTGGCAGGGCCGGATGGAGACCAAACAGGGCTTCCTCGGCCGCATCGTCGACATCGGCGCGGAGCTGTTCGCGATGAGCGCGGCCTGCGTACGCGCCGAACTGCTGCGCTCGCGCGGCGAGAACGGCCGCGAGGCCTACCAGCTCGCCGACGTGTTCTGCCGCCAGTCCCGCATCCGCGTCGACGAGCTCTTCGCCCGCCTGTGGCACAACACCGACGAGCTGGACCGCAAGGTCGTCAAGGGCGTCATGGCGGGCGCCTACGAGTGGCTCGAGCAGGGCGTCGTCGACCTGTCCGGTGACGCGCCCTGGATCGCCGACGCGACCCCCGGCCCCAGCGAGCGGGAGAACGTCCACCGCCCGATCAGGTGA
- a CDS encoding transposase, translating into MVIPLPPILSTDRIKSFQEALARLTRPGRKPNLVYPLTGRIQGVCGLPYVGSFRGKDGIRTYRCSALGKPGSCGCVFLRADYVEREVEERINALLASTPPDVRSALPSAGQASATLIRHLERVRSLDRLAARYRQELDALRSRGEQGLIAEAATRQLESDVEVVGRILAHARDWLRELENEGNRDNRLRTVLASPAPDIRTLSPSEKRRIIELVEVRVEMMDPAFRYREGTRCLTTEWHLRTGTPVPPDPTDCQWARIEELLRSRYPAHHFRSRLNLRAACAGMLHRLRTGILWRDLPEQFGDSRKVRCRQRTWLADGVWADIVKLLGDAWESTPVLSYEAAPAMVIRTDLDAEVLR; encoded by the coding sequence GTGGTGATTCCGCTGCCTCCGATCCTCTCGACGGATCGGATCAAGAGTTTTCAGGAAGCGCTGGCCAGGTTGACGAGGCCCGGCCGCAAACCCAATCTGGTGTACCCGCTCACGGGGCGTATCCAAGGGGTGTGCGGACTTCCGTACGTCGGATCGTTCCGTGGGAAGGACGGGATTCGTACCTACCGGTGTTCGGCACTCGGTAAGCCGGGTTCCTGCGGGTGCGTCTTCCTTCGCGCCGATTACGTGGAGCGCGAGGTGGAGGAGCGCATCAACGCCTTGCTCGCCTCGACGCCGCCGGACGTCCGGTCGGCTCTGCCGTCTGCCGGTCAGGCGTCAGCGACGTTGATCCGGCACCTTGAGCGGGTGAGGTCGCTTGATCGGCTTGCCGCCCGATACCGGCAGGAACTCGATGCGCTGCGGAGCCGTGGTGAACAGGGCCTCATCGCCGAGGCTGCCACGCGTCAGCTCGAATCGGATGTGGAAGTGGTCGGCCGGATTCTGGCCCATGCGCGGGACTGGCTGCGTGAACTCGAAAACGAGGGCAATCGTGATAACCGGCTGCGAACTGTGCTGGCATCGCCGGCACCGGACATCCGGACCCTCTCGCCGTCCGAAAAGCGCCGCATCATCGAGTTGGTGGAGGTACGCGTGGAAATGATGGATCCCGCATTCCGCTATCGAGAGGGGACGCGCTGCCTGACGACGGAGTGGCATCTGCGTACGGGGACACCGGTGCCGCCCGACCCCACGGACTGTCAGTGGGCTCGTATTGAAGAACTGCTGCGCTCCAGGTATCCGGCCCACCACTTCAGGTCGCGCCTGAACCTGCGGGCTGCATGCGCAGGAATGCTGCACCGTCTGCGCACCGGAATCCTGTGGCGTGATCTTCCTGAGCAGTTCGGGGATTCTCGGAAGGTTCGTTGCAGGCAGCGCACATGGCTGGCGGACGGCGTGTGGGCGGACATCGTGAAGCTCCTGGGTGACGCGTGGGAGAGCACGCCAGTCCTGAGTTACGAGGCCGCCCCGGCGATGGTCATCCGCACGGACCTCGACGCCGAAGTTCTCCGCTGA
- a CDS encoding M50 family metallopeptidase, translating into MTALMMILGIVVFAAGLLFSIAWHELGHLSTAKLFGIRVPQYMVGFGPTVFSRKKGDTEYGVKAIPLGGYIRMIGMFPPGDDGRITARSTSPWRGMIEDARSAAYEELQPGDETRMFYTRKPWKRVIVMFAGPFMNLILAIVLFLTVLMGFGISQQTTSVSSVSPCVIAQSQNRDACKPSDPASPAAAAGMKPGDRIVSFAGHRTDDWDTLSDLIRVSAGKDVAIVVERKGGELTLHAKIATNMVAKKDSSGAYVQGQFVKAGFLGFSAANGVVKQDFGDSVSWMTDRVGEAVDSLAALPGKIPALWNAAFDGAPREPDSPMGVVGAARVGGEIFTLDIPASQQLALAVMLVAGFNLSLFLFNMLPLLPLDGGHIAGALWESLRRTLAKALRRPDPGPFDVAKLMPVAYVVAGVFICFTILVLIADVVNPVKIS; encoded by the coding sequence ATGACAGCCCTGATGATGATCCTCGGCATAGTCGTCTTCGCGGCGGGTCTGCTGTTCTCGATCGCCTGGCACGAGCTGGGACACCTGTCCACGGCCAAGCTCTTCGGCATCCGGGTCCCGCAGTACATGGTCGGCTTCGGCCCGACCGTCTTCTCGCGGAAGAAGGGCGACACCGAGTACGGCGTCAAGGCGATCCCGCTGGGCGGCTACATCCGCATGATCGGCATGTTCCCGCCGGGCGACGACGGCCGGATCACGGCCCGCTCCACCTCGCCCTGGCGCGGCATGATCGAGGACGCCCGCTCGGCGGCCTACGAGGAACTGCAGCCCGGCGACGAGACGCGCATGTTCTACACGCGCAAGCCGTGGAAACGCGTCATCGTCATGTTCGCCGGGCCCTTCATGAACCTGATCCTCGCGATCGTCCTGTTCCTCACCGTGCTGATGGGCTTCGGCATCTCCCAGCAGACCACCAGCGTCAGCTCGGTCTCCCCCTGCGTCATCGCGCAGAGCCAGAACCGTGACGCCTGCAAGCCCTCCGACCCGGCCTCCCCGGCCGCCGCCGCCGGCATGAAGCCGGGCGACCGGATCGTCTCCTTCGCCGGACACCGCACGGACGACTGGGACACCCTCTCCGACCTGATCCGGGTCAGCGCCGGCAAGGACGTCGCCATCGTCGTCGAGCGCAAGGGCGGCGAACTCACCCTGCACGCGAAGATCGCCACCAACATGGTCGCCAAGAAGGACTCCAGCGGGGCCTACGTCCAGGGCCAGTTCGTCAAGGCCGGATTCCTCGGCTTCAGCGCGGCCAACGGCGTCGTCAAGCAGGACTTCGGCGACTCCGTCTCCTGGATGACCGACCGGGTGGGCGAGGCCGTCGACTCCCTCGCCGCCCTGCCCGGCAAGATCCCGGCCCTGTGGAACGCGGCCTTCGACGGCGCACCCCGCGAGCCCGACTCCCCCATGGGCGTGGTCGGCGCGGCCCGCGTCGGCGGCGAGATCTTCACCCTGGACATCCCGGCCTCCCAGCAGCTCGCCCTGGCCGTGATGCTCGTGGCGGGCTTCAACCTCTCCCTCTTCCTGTTCAACATGCTCCCCCTGCTGCCCCTGGACGGCGGGCACATCGCGGGCGCCCTGTGGGAGTCCCTGCGCCGCACCCTGGCCAAGGCCCTGCGCCGCCCCGACCCGGGCCCGTTCGACGTGGCGAAGCTGATGCCGGTCGCTTACGTGGTGGCGGGCGTCTTCATCTGCTTCACGATCTTGGTGTTGATCGCAGATGTGGTAAACCCAGTCAAAATCAGTTAA
- a CDS encoding proline--tRNA ligase: MANAPVQRMSQLMAKTLRDDPADAEVLSHKLLVRAGYVRRTAAGIWSWLPLGKKVLSNVERIVREEMDAIGAQEVLLPAILPREPYEATGRWEEYGAELFRLQDRKGGDYLLGPTHEEIFTLLVKDQASSYKDLPVILYQIQNKYRDEARPRAGILRGREFLMKDSYSFDTEDEGLAHSYALHRQAYQRVFERLGLDYRICAATAGAMGGSKSEEFLAPAEAGEDTFADCPNCDFAANTEAITYELAPVDAAGVAALEEIPTPDTPTIETLAAHLGVPASATLKNLLVKVDGEIVAVGVPGDREVDLGKVEAHFAPAAVELVTAEDFVGRPDLVRGYVGPQGLGDKVTYIADPRVAPGTSWITGANKEGTHAKNVVAGRDFEVGAYVDVVVVKEGDPCPKCGTGLKLDRAIEIGHIFQLGRKYADALKLDVLGQHGKPVRVTMGSYGIGVSRAVAALAEQTADDKGLCWPAEVAPADVHVVAAGKALQTELALEVSEKLRAAGLRVLVDDRAGVSPGVKFTDSELIGVPQILVAGRRSAEGVLELKDRRTGEREELTVDEAIARLTA; this comes from the coding sequence ATGGCCAACGCACCGGTCCAGCGCATGTCCCAGTTGATGGCGAAGACGCTGCGCGACGACCCGGCGGACGCCGAGGTCCTCAGCCACAAGCTCCTCGTCCGTGCCGGCTACGTCCGCCGCACCGCCGCCGGCATCTGGTCCTGGCTGCCCCTCGGCAAGAAGGTCCTCTCCAACGTCGAGCGCATCGTGCGCGAGGAGATGGACGCGATCGGCGCCCAGGAGGTGCTGCTCCCCGCCATCCTGCCCCGGGAGCCGTACGAGGCCACCGGGCGCTGGGAGGAGTACGGCGCCGAGCTGTTCCGCCTCCAGGACCGCAAGGGCGGCGACTACCTGCTCGGCCCCACCCACGAGGAGATCTTCACCCTGCTGGTGAAGGACCAGGCGTCCTCCTACAAGGACCTGCCGGTGATCCTCTACCAGATCCAGAACAAGTACCGTGACGAGGCCCGTCCGCGGGCCGGCATCCTGCGCGGCCGCGAGTTCCTCATGAAGGACTCCTACTCCTTCGACACCGAGGACGAGGGCCTCGCCCACTCCTACGCCCTGCACCGCCAGGCCTACCAGCGGGTCTTCGAGCGCCTCGGCCTCGACTACCGCATCTGCGCCGCCACCGCCGGCGCCATGGGCGGCTCGAAGTCCGAGGAGTTCCTCGCCCCGGCCGAGGCCGGCGAGGACACCTTCGCCGACTGCCCGAACTGCGACTTCGCGGCGAACACCGAGGCGATCACCTACGAGCTGGCGCCGGTTGACGCCGCCGGCGTCGCCGCGCTCGAGGAGATCCCCACCCCGGACACCCCGACCATCGAGACCCTCGCCGCCCACCTCGGCGTCCCGGCCTCCGCCACGCTCAAGAACCTGCTGGTGAAGGTCGACGGCGAGATCGTGGCCGTCGGCGTGCCCGGCGACCGCGAGGTCGACCTCGGCAAGGTCGAGGCGCACTTCGCGCCGGCCGCCGTCGAACTGGTCACCGCCGAGGACTTCGTCGGGCGTCCCGACCTGGTGCGCGGCTACGTCGGCCCGCAGGGCCTCGGCGACAAGGTCACCTACATCGCCGACCCGCGCGTGGCGCCCGGCACCTCCTGGATCACCGGCGCCAACAAGGAGGGCACGCACGCGAAGAACGTCGTCGCGGGCCGCGACTTCGAGGTCGGCGCCTACGTCGACGTCGTCGTCGTCAAGGAGGGCGACCCCTGCCCGAAGTGCGGCACGGGCCTGAAGCTGGACCGCGCCATCGAGATCGGCCACATCTTCCAGCTGGGCCGCAAGTACGCCGACGCCCTCAAGCTGGACGTCCTCGGTCAGCACGGCAAGCCGGTCCGCGTCACCATGGGCTCCTACGGCATCGGCGTCTCCCGCGCGGTCGCCGCCCTCGCCGAGCAGACCGCCGACGACAAGGGCCTGTGCTGGCCCGCCGAGGTCGCCCCGGCCGACGTGCACGTGGTCGCCGCGGGCAAGGCCCTCCAGACCGAGCTGGCGCTGGAGGTCTCCGAGAAGCTGCGGGCGGCCGGACTGCGCGTCCTGGTCGACGACCGGGCCGGCGTCTCCCCGGGCGTCAAGTTCACCGACTCCGAGCTGATCGGCGTGCCGCAGATCCTGGTGGCGGGCCGTCGCTCCGCCGAGGGCGTCCTGGAGCTGAAGGACCGCAGGACCGGCGAGCGTGAGGAGCTCACGGTGGACGAGGCGATCGCCCGCCTCACCGCCTGA
- the ispG gene encoding flavodoxin-dependent (E)-4-hydroxy-3-methylbut-2-enyl-diphosphate synthase: MTAISLGMPSVPTKIAERRRSRQIQVGSVAVGGDAPVSVQSMTTTRTSDIGATLQQIAELTASGCQIVRVACPTQDDADALATIARKSQIPVIADIHFQPKYVFAAIEAGCAAVRVNPGNIKQFDDKVREIAKAAKEHGTPIRIGVNAGSLDRRLLQKYGKATPEALVESALWEASLFEEHDFRDIKISVKHNDPVVMIEAYRQLAAQCDYPLHLGVTEAGPAFQGTIKSAVAFGALLSQGIGDTIRVSLSAPPVEEVKVGNQILESLNLKQRGLEIVSCPSCGRAQVDVYKLAEEVTAGLTGMEVPLRVAVMGCVVNGPGEAREADLGVASGNGKGQIFVKGEVIKTVPESKIVETLIEEAMKLAEQMEQDGVASGEPSVSVAG, translated from the coding sequence ATGACTGCGATTTCTCTCGGCATGCCGTCCGTTCCGACCAAGATCGCCGAGCGCCGCAGGAGCCGGCAGATCCAGGTCGGCTCCGTGGCGGTGGGCGGGGACGCCCCGGTGTCGGTGCAGTCGATGACGACGACGCGTACGTCGGACATCGGTGCGACGTTGCAGCAGATCGCGGAGCTGACGGCGTCGGGGTGTCAGATCGTGCGGGTGGCGTGTCCGACGCAGGACGACGCGGACGCGTTGGCGACGATCGCGCGCAAGTCGCAGATCCCGGTGATCGCGGACATTCACTTCCAGCCGAAGTACGTGTTCGCCGCGATCGAGGCGGGGTGTGCGGCGGTGCGGGTCAACCCGGGCAACATCAAGCAGTTCGACGACAAGGTGCGGGAGATCGCGAAGGCGGCGAAGGAGCACGGCACGCCGATCCGGATCGGGGTGAACGCGGGCTCGCTGGACCGTCGTCTGCTGCAGAAGTACGGCAAGGCGACGCCTGAGGCGCTGGTGGAGTCGGCGCTGTGGGAGGCGTCGCTGTTCGAGGAGCACGACTTCCGCGACATCAAGATCTCGGTCAAGCACAACGACCCGGTCGTGATGATCGAGGCCTACCGGCAGCTCGCCGCGCAGTGCGACTACCCCCTGCACCTCGGCGTCACGGAGGCGGGTCCGGCGTTCCAGGGCACGATCAAGTCGGCGGTCGCCTTCGGCGCGCTGCTCTCACAGGGCATCGGCGACACCATCCGGGTCTCTCTGTCGGCGCCGCCGGTGGAGGAGGTCAAGGTCGGCAACCAGATCCTGGAGTCGCTCAACCTCAAGCAGCGCGGCTTGGAGATCGTCTCGTGTCCGTCCTGCGGCCGTGCCCAGGTCGACGTGTACAAGCTGGCGGAGGAGGTCACGGCCGGTCTGACCGGTATGGAGGTCCCGCTGCGGGTCGCGGTGATGGGCTGTGTCGTCAACGGTCCCGGTGAGGCCCGCGAGGCCGACCTCGGCGTCGCCTCCGGCAACGGCAAGGGCCAGATCTTCGTCAAGGGCGAGGTCATCAAGACCGTCCCGGAGTCGAAGATCGTGGAGACCCTCATCGAGGAGGCCATGAAGCTGGCCGAGCAGATGGAACAGGACGGCGTCGCCTCCGGCGAACCGTCGGTGTCGGTCGCCGGCTGA